A region of Moorena sp. SIOASIH DNA encodes the following proteins:
- the hpsL gene encoding hormogonium polysaccharide biosynthesis protein HpsL, producing MVKGRSKSKSSKKGKTPSETTTLNLKQQLAQKRRAQRARKEVIQIITMTAAFGAIIGVLLALVVDPKAGAAAVAGLPCLVLSYKYPRKALWAFLIYMPFSGTIIYSIGNSPLLQLAKDGIYIPALIGLVQQCKQERKPIIVAKSLMVPLGILCASSLLTFLFANGSQQLLPPCSDLPGMRRGITCDDGQPILMGILGLKVFLGYIPLIFCAYYLIRSKKELLFLSRMFTVLAIICCSLAFIQYMMLKTGRCAGTQFRDGAALFKASLDARCFVGGSLLYSPQVGQIRLPGTFVAPWQWGWFLISNAFFTFATAFSDPSARWRSVGLAGMASVFVLAVVSGQRIALALVPTVTVILLVLTGQVTNLKRFLPILGGLGLLLGIAATAFPEIVQERIDSFIGRWQAAPADDFILHQFAFTWSRLRGSLIGLGLGRATNSARVFGKTSLVETWFPKVMHEVGPLGLLTFLVFVTAITVLTFKAYRSVKNKDLRSIGASYWVLILFISYQTYYYPLDVDPVAVYYWLITGVILKLPEINRQEQEELEKLEAAQANEPQSKNKRGIKASKKGKRKRQKAKGKRQTVFSTGLHG from the coding sequence ATGGTCAAAGGTCGGTCAAAATCTAAGTCATCAAAGAAAGGGAAAACGCCATCTGAGACCACAACGTTAAATCTGAAGCAACAGTTAGCTCAAAAACGCCGAGCGCAACGGGCGCGTAAAGAAGTCATCCAAATTATTACTATGACAGCAGCTTTTGGAGCGATTATCGGGGTGTTGCTGGCTCTGGTGGTTGATCCTAAAGCTGGTGCAGCTGCAGTAGCTGGTCTGCCTTGTCTGGTTCTGTCCTATAAATATCCTCGCAAAGCACTTTGGGCATTCCTGATCTATATGCCTTTTAGTGGCACAATCATTTACTCCATTGGCAATAGTCCACTGCTTCAGCTGGCTAAAGATGGTATCTATATCCCTGCTTTGATTGGTCTAGTACAACAGTGTAAGCAGGAAAGAAAACCGATCATCGTAGCCAAATCCCTAATGGTACCCTTAGGCATTTTGTGCGCATCAAGTTTGCTGACATTCTTGTTTGCTAATGGCTCCCAGCAACTACTTCCCCCCTGTTCAGATCTACCAGGAATGCGTAGAGGTATAACCTGCGACGATGGACAGCCGATACTGATGGGAATTTTGGGTTTGAAAGTTTTTTTGGGATACATTCCCTTAATCTTTTGTGCCTACTACCTGATCCGTAGCAAAAAAGAATTACTCTTCCTCTCAAGGATGTTCACAGTTCTGGCTATTATCTGCTGTAGCCTTGCCTTTATTCAGTACATGATGCTCAAAACTGGTAGATGCGCTGGAACCCAATTCAGAGACGGGGCTGCCTTATTCAAAGCTTCCCTAGATGCTAGATGTTTTGTGGGTGGGTCTTTATTGTATAGTCCTCAAGTGGGACAAATCCGCTTACCGGGAACCTTTGTTGCCCCTTGGCAGTGGGGCTGGTTCCTGATTTCTAATGCCTTTTTTACCTTTGCTACTGCTTTCAGCGACCCCTCAGCTCGTTGGCGAAGTGTTGGTTTAGCTGGCATGGCATCGGTTTTTGTTCTGGCAGTAGTCTCTGGTCAGCGGATTGCTCTGGCTTTGGTGCCAACCGTAACTGTAATCCTGCTCGTTTTAACGGGTCAAGTCACTAACCTTAAACGGTTTTTACCTATTCTGGGGGGATTAGGACTTTTATTGGGAATTGCCGCAACTGCTTTTCCTGAAATAGTTCAGGAACGGATAGATAGTTTTATCGGTCGTTGGCAAGCTGCACCAGCGGATGATTTTATCCTTCATCAATTTGCTTTTACCTGGAGTAGACTAAGAGGGTCATTAATTGGTCTGGGATTAGGACGAGCGACCAACTCTGCTCGTGTTTTTGGTAAAACCAGTTTGGTAGAAACTTGGTTTCCCAAAGTGATGCATGAAGTTGGTCCGCTGGGTCTGCTGACTTTTCTAGTATTTGTAACTGCGATTACTGTACTTACCTTCAAGGCTTACCGCTCAGTGAAAAACAAGGATTTGCGGAGTATCGGTGCCAGCTATTGGGTACTTATTTTGTTTATTAGCTACCAAACCTATTACTATCCCTTGGATGTAGATCCAGTCGCAGTCTATTATTGGTTGATTACTGGTGTTATCCTCAAGTTGCCCGAAATAAATCGCCAAGAACAAGAGGAACTAGAGAAACTAGAGGCAGCACAGGCAAACGAGCCTCAATCTAAAAACAAACGAGGTATAAAGGCATCGAAAAAGGGCAAAAGGAAACGGCAAAAGGCAAAAGGGAAACGGCAAACTGTTTTTTCTACAGGTCTGCACGGATAA